In Labrus bergylta chromosome 11, fLabBer1.1, whole genome shotgun sequence, one genomic interval encodes:
- the LOC109989829 gene encoding cGMP-dependent 3',5'-cyclic phosphodiesterase isoform X2: MTAFERKKGKDLRGQQVFLRPEDSSAPALNTRQSTALSEQLQDALLRLAAVVDARSLRAALRDSIQELLPSTECVCHYFLEGDSRLLSEDPPHELPPEGKIRSIVEQLKRCQCAGLPLPELPEKYRICLAAPLPAHRRAVVIPILDQERNKAIAVLLVGCSPLSDQDEVHLNMLEKHASVACVRVRAVQSSYQRPPPSPSPIQSHNALLNLNVSDQDYCELDHNILQLCGELFDLDAASLQLKVINYLQQQTHSQCCCLLLVSEDNHQLFCQVVGDKVLEEEISFPLMFGRFGQVVEKKKSITLQDISAEERRQLSSMLGCEISSMLCVPVVSRATGQVVALACAFNKQGGQRHTEADEHAIQHCFCYTSTVLTSTLAFQKEQKLKVECQALLQVAKNLFTHLDDVSVLLQEIIVEARNLSDAEICSVFLLDRVSHELVAKVFDGGVVSDEEKEFRIPADQGIAGHVATTGQILNIKDAYSHPLFYRGVDDSTGFRTRNILCFPIKDENNEVIGVAELVNKMNGPWFNRFDEDLATAFSIYCGISIAHSLLYKKVHEAQFRSHLANEMMMYHMKVSEEEVCKLLVTGIQPVKEIHPCFAEFTYTPRSLLDDTTPLGILSMFEDMGFINTYKIDLHTLARFCLMVKKGYRDPPYHNWTHAFSVSHFCYLLYKNLGLTNYLEDIEILALFVSCMCHDLDHRGTNNSFQVASQSVLAALYSSEGSVMERHHFAQAIAILNTFGCNIFEKFSRKDYQRVLDLIRDIILATDLAHHLRIFKDLQKMADDGYNPKSRNHRSMLLCLLMTSCDLSDQTKGWKTTRKIAELIYKEFFSQGDLEKAMGNRPSEMMDREKAYIPELQISFMEHIAMPIYKLLSELFPGATELYERVAANREQWTKVSHKFTIRGLPSNNSLDFLDQEYELLQSQGAFGSDDHCLNGCLEDEEGGRVQ; the protein is encoded by the exons GATGCTTTGCTGCGGCTGGCGGCGGTTGTTGACGCGCGCTCCCTGCGAGCGGCCCTTCGAGACAGCATACAGGAGCTGCTTCCCAGCACG GAGTGTGTATGCCACTACTTCCTGGAGGGAGACTCGAGACTGCTATCTGAAGACCCGCCGCATGAACTGCCACCGGAGGGAaagatcag GAGTATTGTGGAACAGTTGAAGCGATGTCAGTGTGCCGGCCTCCCTCTGCCCGAACTGCCGGAGAAATACAGAATCTGCTTGGCTGCGCCGTTACCAGCGCACAGAAGAG ctGTTGTCATTCCCATCCTGGACCAGGAGAGGAACAAAGCCATCGCAGTCTTACTG gttGGCTGTAGTCCACTCTCTGATCAGGATGAAGTGCATCTCAACATGCTAGAAAAACAT GCGTCAGTGGCGTGTGTGCGAGTCCGGGCTGTTCAGTCGTCCTACCAGAGGCCCCCTCCCAGCCCCTCTCCCATACagtcccacaatgcactgctaaACCTCAACGTCTCAGACCAGGACTACTGCGAGCTGGACCATAATATCCTACAACTCTGtg GTGAGCTCTTTGACCTTGATGCAGCCTCTCTCCAGCTCAAAGTCATCAATTAT ctccagcagcagactCACTCGCAGTGCTGTTGTTTGCTGCTAGTGTCCGAGGACAACCATCAGCTTTTCTGCCAG GTAGTTGGAGACAAAgtcctggaggaggagatcagCTTCCCG CTGATGTTTGGACGCTTCGGACAGGTtgtagagaagaagaagtctaTCACTCTGCAAGACATCAGTGCT GAGGAGCGAAGGCAGCTGTCCAGTATGCTGGGCTGTGAGATTTCCTCCATGCTGTGTGTACCAGTGGTCAGCAGGGCTACCGGTCAGGTGGTGGCGCTAGCGTGTGCCTTCAACAAGCAGGGCGGGCAGAG acacacagaggcagatGAGCATGCAATCCAGCACTGTTTCTGCTACACTTCAACGGTCCTCACATCAACTTTGGCCTTCCAAAAAGAACAGAAACTGAAAGTGGAGTGCCAG GCGCTCTTACAAGTGGCCAAGAATCTCTTCACACACTTAG ATGACGTGTCGGTGCTCTTACAGGAAATTATAGTGGAGGCCAGGAACCTCAGTGATGCAGAGAT CTGTTCTGTGTTCCTGCTGGATCGTGTCAGTCATGAGTTGGTGGCGAAGGTGTTTGATGGGGGCGTGGTCAGTGATGAAGAG AAGGAGTTCCGTATTCCAGCAGACCAGGGCATTGCAGGTCACGTAGCCACTACTGGTCAGATCTTGAACATTAAGGACGCCTACTCCCACCCTCTATTCTACCGTGGGGTGGACGACAGCACAGGCTTCAGGACGCGCAACATCCTCTGCTTCCCCATCAAAGACGAGAACAACG AGGTGATCGGGGTTGCTGAGTTGGTGAATAAAATGAACGGGCCGTGGTTTAACCGCTTCGATGAAGACCTGGCCACAGCTTTCTCCATCTACTGTGGGATCAGCATCGCCCAC TCTCTGCTCTACAAGAAGGTCCATGAAGCTCAGTTCAGATCCCACCTTGCCAATGAAATGATGATGTACCATATGAAG GTGTCAGAGGAAGAGGTGTGTAAGCTGCTGGTGACGGGGATCCAACCTGTGAAAGAGATCCACCCTTGCTTTGCTGAGTTCACATACACACCGCGCTCGCTGCTGGATGACACCACGCCTTTG GGCATCCTCAGCATGTTTGAAGACATGGGCTTCATCAACACGTACAAAATCGACCTGCACACTCTCGCCAG GTTCTGTCTGATGGTGAAGAAAGGCTACAGGGACCCTCCTTACCACAACTGGACCCATGCCTTCTCTGTGTCACACTTCTGCTACCTGCTCTACAAAAACCTAGGGCTGACCAACTACCTCGA GGATATAGAGATTTTagctctctttgtctcctgtaTGTGCCATGACCTGGATCACCGTGGCACCAACAATTCTTTCCAAGTCGCCTCG CAATCTGTGCTGGCTGCTCTGTACAGCTCTGAGGGCTCTGTGATGGAG AGACATCACTTTGCCCAGGCCATCGCCATCCTGAACACATTTGGCTGCAACATCTTTGAGAAGTTCTCCAGGAAG GACTATCAGCGAGTACTGGACTTGATTAGAGACATCATTCTGGCAACAGACCTGGCTCACCACCTTCGCATTTTCAAGGACCTGCAGAAGATGGCTGATG atgGATACAACCCAAAAAGTCGTAACCACCGCTCCATGCTGCTGTGCCTGTTGATGACATCATGTGACCTGTCAGACCAAACCAAGGGCTGGAAAACCACACGCAAGATCGCT GAGCTGATTTATAAAGAGTTCTTCTCTCAAGGCGATCTG gaaAAAGCCATGGGGAACAGGCCCAGCGAGAtgatggacagagagaaagcGTACATCCCAGAACTCCAGATAAGCTTTATGGAACACATCGCCATGCCCATTTACAA GCTGCTATCTGAACTGTTTCCTGGGGCCACTGAGCTGTATGAGAGAGTGGCGGCAAATCGGGAGCAGTGGACCAAAGTGTCCCATAAGTTCACCATCCGTGGGTTGCCTAGCAACAACAGCCTGGACTTCCTGGACCAGGAATATGAGCTGCTGCAGTCCCAGGGAGCTTTTGGGAGTGACGATCACTGCCTCAATGGTTGCCTTGAAGatgaagaaggagggagggttCAGTGA